ATCGATAGATCGTATATCATAGGGATAGAGTGCTTCGACTTTAAGATGAGAGAAGAAGCTTTCTATCGAGGCGTTGTCATAACAATTGCCTCGGCGTGACATGCTGATTTGGGCTCCAACCTGTGGCAGCATGTCGTGGTAAGCATGAGACGTGTACTGGCTTCCTTGGTCACTGTGAATGATCAATCCAGTCACGTCTTTATGTTTGTTGAACGCCTTCTTAAAAGTCTCTAAAACAAGTGGGTTGTCGTTGTTCCTACTTATGTGGTAGGCAATGATTTCGTTATTCCAGAGATCCTTAATGGCTGACAGATAGATTCTTTCATCCAATACCCGATACTGAGTTACGTCGGTTACCCATTTTAGATTGGGAGCGTCTGCCTTAAAATTTCGTTGCAGTAGATTTTCTGCGATCCGGCCATCCTCTACCGCTGCTTGCTGACTTGTTCGGTGAACATATTTGCGACGGATAACAGCTGA
This is a stretch of genomic DNA from Paenibacillus sp. sptzw28. It encodes these proteins:
- a CDS encoding IS3 family transposase, with the protein product MRRKYVHRTSQQAAVEDGRIAENLLQRNFKADAPNLKWVTDVTQYRVLDERIYLSAIKDLWNNEIIAYHISRNNDNPLVLETFKKAFNKHKDVTGLIIHSDQGSQYTSHAYHDMLPQVGAQISMSRRGNCYDNASIESFFSHLKVEALYPYDIRSIDEAQRRMEEFIQFYNEDRAQRKLNKLTPVEYRRQLVA